In Pseudodesulfovibrio hydrargyri, a single window of DNA contains:
- a CDS encoding NADH-quinone oxidoreductase subunit C gives MLQALEGVATQCVAKQDPAATGHAWSVFLAPGQILKAAGKLFTAGYSLEDILALDVDEGFLVQYHFNRWTPNERIVLRVLVGGDNPVVPSITSVFDGAEWHERETRDFHGVEFEGNPNLVPLLMTVEDKDLFPLRKTDKVRKSVKDLLSLGEVVSCSPEVEALFAEAEAGEASDA, from the coding sequence ATGTTGCAGGCTTTGGAAGGAGTGGCGACCCAATGCGTCGCGAAACAGGATCCGGCGGCCACGGGGCACGCCTGGTCGGTCTTTCTGGCTCCCGGCCAGATTCTCAAGGCCGCCGGGAAGCTGTTTACGGCCGGTTATTCCCTGGAGGACATCCTCGCCCTGGACGTGGATGAGGGATTTCTGGTGCAGTATCATTTCAACCGATGGACTCCGAACGAGCGGATTGTCCTCCGCGTCCTCGTGGGCGGAGACAACCCCGTGGTCCCGTCCATCACGTCCGTCTTCGACGGCGCCGAGTGGCACGAGCGGGAGACCCGCGACTTCCACGGCGTCGAGTTCGAAGGCAACCCCAACCTCGTGCCGTTGCTCATGACGGTGGAGGACAAGGATCTCTTCCCGCTGCGCAAGACCGACAAGGTGCGCAAGTCCGTCAAGGACTTGCTCTCCCTGGGTGAAGTCGTGTCCTGCTCCCCGGAAGTGGAAGCGTTGTTTGCGGAAGCGGAGGCC
- a CDS encoding NADH-quinone oxidoreductase subunit B: MAAQDSVVQQEYLTAGNHRMDPPLVNMKLAQDIFDVCRSMSLWPMTFGLACCAIEMMATGMARFDMARFGAEVFRPSPRQSDVMIVAGTVTKKMAPAVVRLYEQMPGPKWVIAMGNCAISGGPFKIKDNYNVIQGVDTLIPVDVYVPGCPPRPEGLLEGFFELQRLITGKRWWPVAAKVEG; this comes from the coding sequence ATGGCCGCGCAGGATTCAGTAGTGCAACAGGAGTACCTGACGGCGGGCAACCATCGCATGGACCCGCCGCTGGTCAACATGAAACTGGCCCAGGACATCTTCGACGTCTGCCGCTCCATGTCCTTGTGGCCCATGACCTTCGGCCTGGCCTGCTGCGCCATCGAGATGATGGCCACCGGCATGGCCCGGTTCGACATGGCCCGCTTCGGGGCCGAGGTCTTCCGGCCCTCGCCGCGCCAGTCCGACGTCATGATCGTGGCCGGCACCGTGACCAAGAAGATGGCCCCGGCCGTGGTCCGTCTCTATGAGCAGATGCCCGGACCCAAGTGGGTCATCGCCATGGGCAACTGCGCCATCTCCGGCGGCCCCTTCAAGATCAAGGACAACTACAACGTGATCCAGGGCGTGGACACGCTCATCCCCGTGGACGTCTACGTGCCGGGCTGTCCGCCCAGGCCCGAGGGGCTGCTCGAGGGATTTTTCGAGCTGCAGCGCCTGATCACCGGCAAACGTTGGTGGCCCGTCGCCGCCAAGGTGGAGGGCTAG
- a CDS encoding NADH-quinone oxidoreductase subunit A codes for MIFNWLHFAIVLFLLAGLLFAIGPLILAGLLAPRARGGDIGMPYECGMIPYGSSWARWGVSYYVYALIFLAFDVDVLYLFPVSTAYADAEGWVPFVKVFVFLFFLILSVIYFWAKGVFTWPRRIQ; via the coding sequence ATGATTTTCAATTGGCTGCATTTTGCAATCGTCTTGTTTCTGCTCGCTGGTCTGCTGTTCGCCATCGGGCCGCTGATTCTGGCGGGGCTGCTGGCCCCCAGAGCGAGGGGAGGGGATATCGGCATGCCGTACGAATGCGGCATGATCCCCTATGGCAGTTCGTGGGCCCGGTGGGGGGTATCCTATTACGTATACGCCCTGATCTTCCTGGCCTTCGACGTCGACGTCCTTTACCTGTTCCCGGTCTCCACGGCATATGCCGACGCCGAGGGCTGGGTGCCCTTCGTAAAGGTCTTCGTCTTCCTGTTCTTCCTTATTCTCTCCGTCATCTATTTTTGGGCGAAAGGGGTGTTCACATGGCCGCGCAGGATTCAGTAG
- a CDS encoding diguanylate cyclase domain-containing protein: MSDQLQKILIVDDSRTNLALLNHMLRDVECGVVQADSGLEAVDLARNDDFALILLDIQMPGMNGYEAAARIKEHERSRSVPIIFITAIFQDEENVRQGYETGAVDYLFRPVDVDILISKVKAFLQMHRQKVLLEQEIEQRRRTEAALRVAEEKYRSIFERAIEGIFQCTPEGEFLEANPAMLRILGYDRMEDVIGRPAFRDRFMPDESERLMYREIMERNGAVTGFEFRLQRRDGEVVWCSESSRVVRPGNGEDFIEGVLEDITERKNVELELKRLATLDSLTGIANRHRFFDRLEHALALAKRYGTKVAVLFVDLDQFKRVNDTYGHQTGDELLRQVAERLQLRTRESDTLARLGGDEFGILLPGITDQEGTLRFTRDLLDVVRQPYDVDGLELVIGATIGISFYPDDGKDTVTLISRADAAMYGAKKKGRADFGTFAEYDSPE; the protein is encoded by the coding sequence ATGAGCGACCAGTTGCAGAAGATCCTCATCGTCGACGATTCCCGGACCAACCTGGCCCTGCTCAACCATATGCTCCGCGACGTGGAGTGCGGGGTGGTCCAGGCGGACAGCGGCCTGGAGGCCGTGGACCTGGCCCGCAACGACGATTTCGCGCTGATCCTTCTGGATATCCAGATGCCCGGCATGAACGGCTACGAGGCCGCGGCCAGGATCAAGGAGCACGAGCGCAGCCGGAGCGTGCCGATCATTTTCATCACCGCCATCTTCCAGGACGAGGAGAACGTGCGCCAGGGCTACGAGACCGGGGCCGTGGACTACCTCTTCCGGCCCGTGGACGTGGACATCCTGATCAGCAAGGTCAAGGCGTTTTTGCAGATGCACCGCCAGAAGGTCCTGCTCGAGCAGGAGATCGAACAGCGTCGCCGCACCGAGGCCGCCCTGCGTGTGGCCGAGGAAAAGTACCGGTCCATCTTCGAGCGGGCCATCGAGGGGATTTTTCAATGCACCCCGGAAGGGGAGTTCCTGGAGGCCAACCCGGCCATGCTGCGCATCCTCGGCTACGACCGCATGGAGGACGTCATCGGCAGGCCCGCCTTCCGGGACCGGTTCATGCCCGATGAGAGCGAGCGGCTGATGTACCGGGAGATCATGGAGCGTAACGGGGCCGTGACCGGCTTCGAGTTCCGCCTGCAACGCCGCGACGGCGAGGTCGTCTGGTGCTCGGAGTCCTCCCGGGTGGTCCGCCCGGGCAATGGCGAGGACTTCATCGAGGGGGTCCTGGAGGACATCACCGAGCGCAAGAACGTCGAGCTCGAACTCAAGCGGCTGGCCACCCTGGACAGCCTGACCGGCATCGCCAACCGGCACCGCTTCTTCGATCGGCTGGAGCACGCCCTGGCCCTGGCCAAGCGTTACGGAACCAAGGTGGCCGTGCTCTTCGTCGATCTCGACCAGTTCAAGCGCGTCAACGACACCTACGGCCATCAGACCGGGGACGAGTTGTTGCGCCAGGTCGCCGAGCGGCTGCAGCTGCGCACCCGGGAGTCCGACACCCTGGCCCGGCTGGGCGGGGACGAATTCGGCATCCTTCTGCCCGGGATCACCGATCAGGAAGGGACCCTGCGCTTCACCCGCGATCTCCTGGACGTGGTCCGGCAACCCTACGACGTGGACGGTCTGGAACTGGTCATCGGAGCGACCATCGGCATCAGCTTCTACCCCGACGACGGCAAGGATACCGTGACCCTGATCAGCCGCGCGGACGCGGCCATGTACGGGGCCAAGAAAAAGGGGAGGGCCGATTTCGGCACCTTTGCCGAATATGATTCGCCGGAGTAG
- a CDS encoding 2-phosphosulfolactate phosphatase — protein MIVNVVECLSGARSAKGLVVIVDVFRSTTLGCFLAAGGAAEYIVTDSLDRARAMAAQRGGKVIGELVDVPPSEFDYLNSPYLIEKADIRGETLIHVTNAGTRGLMVCENADEVVMGSFVNAGAVVDYVLARQPEVVTLVAMGTGGTMRAQEDMMCAMYIKNELEEYPNSFETLKKFLRDVDTAAKFFDDAREDCPEEDFDLCMDLDRFDFILKGEPVEGGVRLEKVDVPARKTT, from the coding sequence ATGATCGTGAATGTGGTGGAATGTTTGTCCGGCGCGCGGAGCGCCAAGGGTCTGGTCGTTATCGTGGACGTCTTTCGGTCCACCACCCTGGGTTGCTTCCTGGCTGCCGGGGGCGCGGCCGAGTACATCGTCACCGACAGCCTGGACCGGGCGCGGGCCATGGCCGCCCAACGTGGCGGCAAGGTCATAGGCGAGCTGGTGGACGTGCCCCCCAGCGAGTTCGACTACCTCAACTCCCCATACCTGATCGAGAAGGCGGACATCAGGGGCGAGACCCTGATCCACGTGACCAACGCGGGCACGCGCGGGCTGATGGTCTGCGAGAACGCGGACGAGGTCGTCATGGGCTCCTTCGTCAACGCAGGGGCCGTGGTCGACTACGTCCTGGCCAGGCAGCCCGAGGTGGTCACCCTGGTGGCCATGGGCACCGGCGGGACCATGCGCGCCCAGGAGGACATGATGTGCGCCATGTACATCAAGAACGAACTCGAGGAATATCCCAACAGTTTCGAGACGCTGAAGAAGTTTCTCCGCGACGTGGACACGGCGGCCAAGTTCTTCGACGACGCCCGCGAGGACTGCCCGGAGGAGGATTTCGACCTGTGCATGGACCTCGACCGTTTTGATTTCATCCTCAAGGGGGAACCCGTGGAGGGCGGCGTGAGGCTTGAAAAGGTGGACGTTCCCGCGAGGAAGACCACCTAG
- a CDS encoding UDP-glucuronic acid decarboxylase family protein produces the protein MMKNRVLVTGGSGFLGSHLCERLLDMGREVICVDNFFTGSKSNILHLLDNPFFEVIRHDVTFPLYVEVDEIYNLACPASPVHYQHDPVQTTKTSVHGAINMLGLAKRLKARIFQASTSEVYGDPEVHPQTENYWGNVNPIGLRSCYDEGKRCAETLFFDYHRQHRLSIKVCRIFNTYGPRMAMNDGRVVSNFVVQALKGEDITVYGSGNQTRSFCYVDDLVDGMVRFMEDTDDEFIGPMNLGNPMEFTIRELAETVIELTGSGSKILFKPLPSDDPMQRKPDITLAGEKLGWKPKTELRAGLARTIEYFESELQSM, from the coding sequence ATGATGAAAAATCGCGTACTCGTTACCGGCGGCTCGGGGTTCCTCGGCTCGCATTTGTGCGAACGGCTCCTGGATATGGGCCGGGAGGTCATCTGCGTGGACAACTTCTTCACCGGAAGCAAGTCCAACATCCTGCACCTGCTGGACAATCCCTTCTTCGAAGTCATCCGGCACGACGTCACCTTCCCCCTTTATGTGGAAGTGGACGAAATCTACAACCTGGCCTGCCCGGCCTCGCCCGTGCACTACCAGCACGATCCGGTGCAGACCACCAAGACTTCGGTCCACGGCGCCATCAACATGCTCGGACTGGCCAAGCGGCTCAAGGCGCGGATTTTCCAGGCCTCCACCTCCGAGGTCTACGGCGACCCCGAGGTCCATCCCCAGACCGAGAACTACTGGGGCAACGTCAATCCCATCGGCCTGCGCTCCTGCTACGACGAGGGCAAGCGCTGCGCCGAGACCCTGTTCTTCGACTACCACCGCCAGCACAGGCTTTCCATCAAGGTCTGCCGCATCTTCAACACCTACGGCCCGCGCATGGCCATGAACGATGGCCGGGTGGTCTCCAACTTCGTGGTCCAGGCCCTCAAGGGCGAGGACATCACGGTCTACGGCAGCGGGAACCAGACGCGCAGCTTCTGCTACGTGGACGACCTGGTGGACGGCATGGTCCGGTTCATGGAGGACACGGACGACGAATTCATCGGCCCCATGAACCTGGGCAACCCGATGGAGTTCACCATCCGCGAGCTGGCCGAGACGGTCATCGAACTGACCGGCTCCGGGTCCAAGATTCTTTTCAAGCCCCTGCCCTCGGACGATCCCATGCAGCGCAAGCCGGACATAACCCTGGCCGGCGAAAAACTGGGCTGGAAACCGAAAACTGAACTGCGCGCCGGGCTGGCCCGGACCATCGAGTACTTCGAAAGTGAACTGCAATCGATGTAA
- a CDS encoding glycosyltransferase family 4 protein yields the protein METAVRKARLAVTMPRLSRYGGAESFAWRLSEVLAARGHQVDFICARCETDPPEGVKPVVLGRFGAFRMVKVLWFAYGADKACRKGGYDLVFGMGKTLNQDILRIGGGPISKFWELSRRAWPEGVARSFKMLRRRLSPGNWAIHLIDRIRMRRTPRIVCVSHLVRDWLVEAHPSLNKDAIDVVYNRPDLERFSPIGSQERLRLRAASQIGEDQVVVATAATNFALKGIRHLVGMMSLLPENFILHVAGGRNPAKYERLARELGVADRVRFLGRVDDMPAFYRAADVFILATFYDACSNAVLEALACGCRSVSSRLNGSAYFLPPRWVFPDPADEKSMADLVRRVADEPRPGPFEWPEDVRSGLEPYVEMVERALAEK from the coding sequence ATGGAAACAGCGGTAAGAAAGGCGCGGCTGGCCGTGACCATGCCCAGGTTGAGCCGGTACGGCGGTGCGGAATCCTTTGCCTGGCGGCTGAGCGAGGTCCTGGCCGCGCGCGGCCATCAGGTGGACTTCATCTGCGCCCGGTGCGAGACCGATCCGCCCGAAGGCGTCAAGCCCGTGGTGTTGGGCCGGTTCGGGGCGTTTCGCATGGTCAAGGTCCTGTGGTTTGCTTACGGCGCGGACAAGGCGTGCCGCAAGGGCGGCTACGATCTCGTCTTCGGCATGGGCAAGACCCTGAACCAGGACATCCTGCGCATCGGCGGCGGGCCCATCTCCAAATTCTGGGAGCTGTCCCGGCGGGCCTGGCCCGAGGGGGTCGCCCGCTCCTTCAAGATGTTGCGCAGGCGGCTGTCTCCCGGCAACTGGGCCATCCATCTCATCGACCGCATCCGCATGCGGCGCACCCCGCGCATCGTCTGCGTCTCTCACCTGGTTCGCGATTGGCTGGTGGAGGCGCATCCGTCCCTGAACAAGGACGCCATCGACGTGGTCTACAACCGCCCGGACCTGGAGCGGTTCTCGCCCATCGGCAGCCAGGAGCGGCTGCGGCTGCGGGCCGCGTCCCAGATAGGGGAGGACCAGGTGGTGGTGGCCACGGCGGCCACCAACTTCGCGCTCAAGGGCATCCGCCATCTCGTGGGCATGATGTCCCTGCTGCCCGAGAATTTCATCCTGCATGTGGCCGGGGGGCGCAACCCCGCCAAGTACGAGCGTTTGGCCAGAGAGCTCGGCGTGGCCGACCGGGTCCGCTTCCTGGGCCGGGTGGACGACATGCCCGCCTTTTACCGCGCGGCCGATGTCTTCATCCTGGCCACGTTCTACGACGCCTGCTCCAACGCCGTGCTCGAGGCCCTGGCCTGCGGCTGCCGGTCCGTGTCGAGCCGGCTGAACGGAAGCGCCTATTTTCTGCCGCCTCGCTGGGTCTTCCCCGATCCCGCCGACGAGAAGTCCATGGCTGATCTGGTCCGCCGGGTGGCCGACGAGCCCAGGCCCGGGCCGTTTGAGTGGCCGGAGGACGTGCGCTCGGGGCTCGAACCGTATGTGGAAATGGTAGAGCGGGCCCTGGCCGAAAAATAG
- a CDS encoding phosphatase PAP2 family protein, translating into MFFATPALDLQLFLLINQHWHSGLLDAIMPLFSSTAVLMAILAVAVVAAVLRGGKKQLILFLVLLAGMGVSDFTTKLAKDEIHRVRPLNAVAGTRYVENGEWRSRPGSFVRTKENGSSYPSAHSANTMALALLAMLLWPRLRAWPLLVPVLSGYSRVYLGKHFPTDVLAGWLWGVVVAGAVWLLWRELARRFPSLRPE; encoded by the coding sequence ATGTTTTTCGCCACCCCAGCCCTGGACCTGCAACTCTTCCTGCTCATCAACCAGCACTGGCACTCCGGCCTGCTGGACGCGATCATGCCCCTGTTCTCGTCCACGGCCGTGCTCATGGCCATCCTGGCCGTGGCCGTGGTCGCCGCAGTGCTCAGGGGCGGCAAAAAACAACTCATCCTCTTCCTCGTCCTGCTGGCGGGCATGGGGGTCTCGGACTTCACCACCAAGCTGGCCAAGGACGAAATCCACCGGGTCCGCCCGCTCAACGCCGTGGCCGGGACCCGCTACGTGGAAAACGGCGAGTGGCGCTCCCGGCCGGGCTCCTTTGTCCGGACCAAGGAAAACGGCTCCTCCTACCCCTCGGCCCACAGCGCCAACACCATGGCCCTGGCCCTGCTGGCCATGCTCCTGTGGCCCCGCCTCAGGGCGTGGCCGCTGCTGGTGCCAGTGTTGTCGGGCTATTCCCGCGTCTACCTGGGCAAGCACTTCCCCACGGACGTCCTTGCCGGATGGCTCTGGGGCGTGGTCGTGGCCGGAGCGGTCTGGCTCCTGTGGCGGGAGCTCGCGCGCCGCTTTCCGTCCCTGCGCCCCGAATAG
- a CDS encoding TVP38/TMEM64 family protein, translating to MTSDKQNSNLNFKSLSKGLIMLAVLGGAVYVSRAMGLGDMLSDTQWFNDHVLGSGPLSVIIFLAVSAVFTGVGLPRQLIGFLGGFAFGVFGGTVLSTVGSGLGCAMAALYGRMGGRDLVERKLGTRVHKVNRFLQHEPFNTALAIRLFPLGSNLIVNLAAGVSSIPLLPFVLGSTLGYIPQNFIFALFGAGMNRESTTGVVLSVGMSIALFVVSGWLGIRVYRRYRSQAGVLEDTDE from the coding sequence ATGACCTCGGATAAGCAAAACTCCAACCTGAATTTCAAGTCCCTGTCCAAGGGGCTGATCATGCTGGCCGTGCTCGGCGGGGCGGTCTACGTCTCCCGGGCCATGGGCCTGGGCGACATGCTCTCCGATACGCAGTGGTTCAACGACCACGTGCTCGGGAGCGGGCCGCTGTCCGTGATCATCTTTCTGGCCGTGAGCGCGGTCTTCACCGGAGTGGGGCTGCCCCGCCAGCTCATCGGCTTTCTGGGCGGCTTCGCCTTCGGGGTCTTCGGGGGCACGGTGCTGTCCACCGTGGGGTCGGGTCTGGGCTGCGCCATGGCCGCGCTGTACGGCCGCATGGGCGGCCGCGACCTGGTGGAGCGCAAGCTGGGAACGCGGGTGCACAAGGTCAACCGCTTCCTCCAACACGAGCCGTTCAACACGGCCCTGGCCATCCGGCTGTTTCCCCTGGGGTCCAACCTGATCGTCAACCTGGCCGCCGGGGTCAGCTCCATCCCGCTGCTGCCCTTCGTGCTCGGCTCCACCCTGGGCTACATCCCGCAGAATTTCATCTTCGCCCTGTTCGGCGCGGGCATGAACCGCGAGTCGACCACGGGCGTGGTCCTGTCCGTGGGGATGAGCATCGCGCTGTTCGTGGTTTCGGGCTGGCTGGGCATCCGGGTCTACCGGCGCTACCGCAGTCAGGCCGGAGTGTTGGAGGATACGGACGAGTAG
- a CDS encoding lipid A biosynthesis domain-containing protein — MTPPAYWWLLALVVVIQGLFFVRIIVLRMRGKGVQPLARPARAALAASGLAGLAYGFVQRDPLFFLGQACLLILYYRMQRERNDLG, encoded by the coding sequence ATGACCCCGCCCGCCTACTGGTGGCTGCTGGCCCTGGTCGTGGTCATCCAGGGGTTGTTTTTCGTGCGGATCATTGTTTTACGGATGCGCGGGAAAGGAGTACAACCCTTGGCGCGTCCGGCGCGGGCCGCCCTGGCGGCCTCGGGACTGGCCGGACTGGCCTACGGATTCGTGCAGCGCGACCCGCTGTTCTTTCTGGGCCAGGCGTGTCTGCTGATTCTCTACTATCGTATGCAACGTGAGCGAAATGACCTCGGATAA